The proteins below come from a single Miscanthus floridulus cultivar M001 chromosome 1, ASM1932011v1, whole genome shotgun sequence genomic window:
- the LOC136546913 gene encoding serine/threonine protein kinase OSK4 translates to MDGSTRGGGHSEALRNYNLGRTLGIGTFGKVKIAEHKLTGHRVAIKIINCRQMRNMEMEEKAKREIKILKLFIHPHIIRLYEVIYTQTDIYVVMEYCKYGELFDYIVEKGRLQEDEARRIFQQIISGVEYCHRNMVVHRDLKPENLLLDSKYNVKLADFGLSNVMHDGHFLKTSCGSPNYAAPEVISGKLYAGPEVDVWSCGVILYALLCGTLPFDDENIPNLFKKIKGGIYTLPSHLSALARDLIPRMLVVEPMKRITIREIREHQWFQTCLPRYLAVPPPDTTQQAKMIDEDTLRDVVNMGFNKNHVCESLCSRLQNEATVAYYLLLDNRFRATSGYLGADYQESMDRNLNQLASSESSSSGTRNYVPGSSDPHSSGLRPHYPVERKWALGLQSRAHPREIMIEVLKALQELNVSWKKNGHYNMKCRWLPGFPEVHDMLDASNSFLGDSTIMDNDDANGRLPAVIKFEFQLYKTKDDKYLLDMQRITGPQLLFLDFCAAFLTKLRVL, encoded by the exons ATGGATGGAAGTACTAGAGGGGGTGGACATTCTGAAGCATTAAGGAACTACAACCTGGGAAGAACTTTAGGTATTGGCACATTTGGAAAAGTGAAGATTGCCGAGCATAAGCTTACAGGACATAGGGTTGCTATAAAGATCATCAATTGCCGCCAAATGAGAAATATGGAAATGGAAGAGAAAG CAAAGAGAGAAATCAAGATATTGAAGTTGTTCATTCACCCCCATATCATCCGGCTTTATGAGGTCATATACACACAAACAGATATATATGTTGTGATGGAATATTGTAAGTATGGCGAGTTGTTTGATTACATTGTTGAGAAAGGCAGATTACAGGAAGATGAAGCTCGCCGCATCTTCCAGCAG ATCATATCTGGCGTCGAATACTGCCATAGAAACATGGTTGTCCACCGTGACCTAAAGCCAGAAAACTTGTTACTTGATTCAAAGTATAATGTAAAACTTGCTGACTTTGGTTTGAGCAATGTCATGCATGATGGCCATTTTTTGAAGACTAGCTGTGGGAGTCCGAACTATGCTGCTCCAGAG GTAATATCTGGTAAACTATATGCTGGACCTGAGGTCGATGTATGGAGTTGTGGAGTGATCCTTTATGCTCTTCTTTGTGGAACTCTTCCATTTGATGATGAGAATATTCCCAACCTGTTCAAAAAAATTAAG GGAGGTATCTACACACTTCCAAGTCATTTATCTGCTTTGGCTAGGGATTTGATCCCACGAATGCTTGTTGTCGAGCCTATGAAGAGAATCACAATTCGGGAAATTCGGGAGCATCAATGGTTCCAGACTTGCCTTCCTCGTTACTTGGCAGTGCCTCCACCAGACACGACACAGCAAGCCAAAATG attgatgaagatacacttcgAGATGTTGTTAATATGGGATTTAACAAGAACCATGTGTGCGAATCACTGTGCAGCAGACTTCAAAATGAG GCAACTGTTGCATATTATTTACTATTGGACAATCGGTTTAGAGCAACTAGTGGCTATCTTGGGGCAGATTATCAAGAATCAATG GACAGGAATTTAAATCAGCTGGCGTCGTCCGAATCATCTAGTTCTGGTACGAGGAATTATGTTCCAGGAAGCAGTGATCCTCATAGCAGTGGTTTGCGGCCACATTATCCTGTTGAAAGAAAATGGGCGCTTGGACTCCAG TCTCGGGCCCACCCTCGTGAAATAATGATTGAGGTCTTAAAAGCACTTCAAGAATTAAACGTCAGCTGGAAGAAGAATGGGCACTACAACATGAAATGCAGATGGCTCCCAGGGTTTCCTGAAGTCCATGACATGTTAGATGCCAGCAACAGCTTTCTTGGTGACTCTACCAtcatggataatgatgatgcaaaTGGGAGGCTACCTGCTGTGATCAAGTTTGAATTCCAG CTTTACAAGACAAAGGACGACAAGTACCTCCTCGATATGCAGAGAATTACTGGAcctcaactcctcttccttgACTTTTGTGCGGCCTTCCTTACCAAGCTTAGGGTTCTATAG